In Nicotiana tabacum cultivar K326 chromosome 17, ASM71507v2, whole genome shotgun sequence, one DNA window encodes the following:
- the LOC107761185 gene encoding LOW QUALITY PROTEIN: uncharacterized protein LOC107761185 (The sequence of the model RefSeq protein was modified relative to this genomic sequence to represent the inferred CDS: substituted 2 bases at 2 genomic stop codons), with the protein MLLCVKCLGLAFSMRSILRSLLFNSRKNVKANVNKIVSVLNDITKERLIVQGTIFHGHLIKTGISSQKHIAIKLLIMYFKSRKPKEIDQMLKEFDGFNLVVHNCLITANLEWGKLDEARRLFDEMPERNEVSWTAIISGFLRFGKVDEAICYFERNPFQNLFSWTATISGLVQNGLSFKAMKLFVEMLQSGVMPNNVTFTSVIRACGELSDFYLGACVLGLIVKVGFEHDLSVSNSLITFNLRLNDTVSARRIFDRMQSRDVVSWTAILDMYVQKGDLTEARRVFDEMPERNEVSWSTMISRYSQSGDAEAAVNLFYCMVQQGFKPNKSCLASVVSALSSLEALITGRIVHGHILKIGIEQDAFIGSSLVDLYCKCGSSKDGRVAFDSILEKNVVCWNSMVSGYSLNNQLEEAKELFDKIPQKNNISWNSLITGYLEYEKFDEVFEVFSDMLLSGEQPNKSTFSSVLCACASLASLERGKNLHGKVIKLGFHSDVFVDTALLDMYAKSGNVESSKKIFKRMPKRNEISWTAMIQGLAENGFAEEALPVFEEFERTKSVAPNELILLAVLFACSHCGLVDKGLHYFNSMEKVYNIQPNSRHYTCVVDMLSRSGRLSEAEKFILDMPCEPDVQAWAALLSGCKTYRNERMAVRVAEKISELAEKHPEGYVLLSNVYASAGRWLDVLHTRKQMKEKGLKKSGGCSWIEVRNQLHSFYSQDGSHNESTEIYEVLDLMRSEMQLYRILISIXSCDNSLIXISNSMIMDGYALRSVMDLPPLFRSTFSFRYFNSLQSECFSACFLSDMNMVISAPTGSGKTVLFELCILRLLSRFISGEGKFIHIKGSLKTIYVSPSKALVQEKLRNWNQKLGSWGINCLELTGDNEYYNIKDIQDADVVLTTPEKFDAVTRYRIKDGGLSFFGDIALMLIDEVHLLNDTRGAALEAIVSRIKMLSRKPELKSSALANVRLIAVSATIPNVDDLAEWLMVPPQGVKRFGEEMRPVKLTTKVFGYTPAKNDFLFEKRLQNYVFDILMQHSRGKSALVFCSTRKGAQEAAQQLSQAAMTYGHSNPFVKSREQQERLREASLSCNDKQMQSYILYGVGYHNGGLSMNDRSLIEGLFLNGDIQVLCTTNTLAHGINLPAHTVVIKSTQHYNREKGIYMEYDRSTILQMSGRAGRPPFDDTGMVIIMTRKETVHLYENLLSGCELVESQLLPCVTEHLTAEIVQLTVSDITGAIEWMKCSYLYVRIKKNPEKYAVRRGLTGDSLESHMQDICVQNVHELSSYQLIWTDEDGFRLKPLEPGRLMTKYYLKFDTMKHIMQAPGNCSVEDALQIICSAEELAWIQLRRNEKKLLNDINIDKDNRLRFHILGDKGKRKKRIQTREEKIFVLANDCLTGDPLVHDLSLSQDMNSICANGYRIAKCMKEYFLFRKNYRGTLSSALLAKSLYQKVWDDSPYLLKQLPGIGMVTAKALHSMGVKSFVSLSEADPRKIEIVTGRKFPFGNHIKESLLSLPPKVEMKVEETESQRQGKSKVMVTLTRLSQPVQTTKRHYADMVVGVEEDNLVLFHEKIRVDDFPSPYSRTVLVPSPQQGKLTVKADLIFDEFIGVDLHQKVLLIKEIGLNFVNKYRTKQPSLFQANDACIIKDTEDAAQASCQVSHTLPEPEWSSDMPSFKLIDEDLEEVVPAAVVEDDECRIIDKKTIFDHIREKGKSLPAFTPLKGTCSPSLETLKLIIKRTREEQLLVENAVGVSEEVTKTKVPRRSLAIHSAEYIDLEENRPFYNKDQRPDSHHVSNAIYLASDTGELSFETGRVPSETMAEALTFNYKPVDSKIFHSFENVKNTESKLLSMANETCTMHQPEHNSAIFGFQETIPTKVEQNAVANLDLEPVKAKGKAIIEIKEVDDITHGNTPCTSEKSDLSLVTSRKAAEERSRLLSSSDACLNMNKVGYPLRSPSFQEQRCSSSVQVGETSQANPYGFKSIFSFLFE; encoded by the exons ATGCTATTATGCGTTAAATGTTTAGGCCTGGCATTCAGCATGCGAAGTATTCTGAGGTCTCTCCTGTTTAACTCAAGAAAAAACGTGAAAGCTAATGTAAACAAGATTGTCTCAGTCCTTAACGACATCACTAAAGAAAGATTAATCGTCCAAGGGACCATTTTTCATGGGCATTTGATAAAAACAGGCATTTCTTCTCAGAAACACATTGCCATTAAATTGCTTATTATGTACTTTAAATCCAGAAAACCAAAGGAAATTGatcagatgctgaaggagttTGATGGGTTCAACTTAGTTGTGCATAATTGTCTGATTACTGCAAATCTTGAGTGGGGAAAGCTGGATGAAGCTCGTCGACTGTTTGATGAAATGCCTGAGAGAAATGAGGTTTCTTGGACTGCTATAATTTCGGGGTTTTTGAGGTTTGGAAAAGTTGATGAGGCTATTTGCTACTTTGAGAGAAACCCATTTCAGAATCTGTTTTCCTGGACTGCAACTATAAGTGGGCTTGTTCAAAATGGCTTGAGTTTTAAAGCTATGAAGCTGTTTGTAGAGATGCTTCAATCTGGAGTAATGCCCAATAATGTCACTTTTACCTCTGTTATTAGAGCGTGTGGAGAGTTGAGTGATTTTTATTTGGGAGCGTGTGTATTGGGTTTGATTGTTAAGGTTGGTTTTGAACATGACTTGTCAGTTTCAAATTCTTTGATCACGTTTAACTTGAGATTGAATGATACTGTTTCAGCAAGGAGAATTTTTGATAGGATGCAGAGTAGAGATGTCGTTTCTTGGACCGCGATTTTAGACATGTATGTTCAGAAGGGAGACTTAACTGAAGCTCGTCGTGTCTTTGATGAGATGCCAGAAAGAAATGAAGTTTCTTGGAGTACAATGATCTCGAGGTACAGTCAGAGTGGTGATGCAGAAGCGGCGGTGAATCTCTTCTATTGCATGGTCCAACAGGGATTTAAACCGAATAAGTCGTGTTTAGCAAGCGTAGTAAGTGCATTGTCGAGCCTTGAAGCTTTGATAACGGGAAGGATTGTTCATGGACATATTTTAAAAATTGGGATTGAACAAGATGCTTTCATTGGTAGCTCACTGGTTGACCTGTACTGCAAATGTGGAAGCTCTAAGGATGGACGTGTAGCATTTGACTCGATATTGGAGAAAAACGTTGTTTGTTGGAATTCAATGGTCAGTGGTTATAGCCTCAATAACCAACTCGAAGAAGCTAAGGAGCTATTTGACAAGATAccccaaaaaaataatatttcatggaaTTCGCTAATAACAGGTTATTTAGAGTATGAAAAATTTGATGAAGTTTTTGAAGTTTTCAGTGACATGCTTCTGTCTGGAGAACAACCAAATAAATCTACTTTCTCTAGTGTTTTATGTGCTTGTGCGAGCTTAGCTTCATTAGAAAGGGGGAAGAACTTGCATGGTAAGGTCATTAAACTTGGCTTTCACTCTGATGTTTTCGTGGACACTGCCCTTCTAGATATGTATGCCAAATCGGGTAATGTTGAAAGCTCTAAGAAAATCTTCAAAAGGATGCCCAAACGTAACGAGATTTCCTGGACAGCTATGATTCAAGGGCTTGCAGAAAACGGCTTTGCAGAGGAAGCACTTCCtgtatttgaagaatttgaacgGACGAAGTCCGTTGCTCCTAATGAGCTTATTCTTTTAGCAGTTTTATTTGCTTGTTCCCACTGTGGTCTTGTAGATAAAGGACTCCATTACTTCAATTCAATGGAAAAGGTCTATAATATACAACCGAATTCTAGACATTATACCTGTGTAGTGGACATGCTGTCTCGTTCAGGACGCCTTTCTGAAGCAGAGAAGTTCATCTTGGACATGCCTTGTGAACCAGACGTTCAAGCCTGGGCAGCTCTCTTAAGTGGTTGCAAAACATACAGAAATGAGAGGATGGCAGTAAGGGTAGCCGAAAAGATTTCAGAGTTGGCAGAAAAGCATCCCGAAGGATATGTGTTGCTCTCAAATGTTTATGCTTCGGCTGGAAGATGGTTAGATGTCTTACACACGAGAAAACAAATGAAGGAAAAAGGACTGAAGAAAAGCGGGGGATGTAGTTGGATTGAAGTGAGAAACCAACTCCATTCATTTTATTCCCAGGATGGTTCTCACAATGAGTCCACAGAGATTTACGAGGTTTTGGATCTAATGAGGTCAGAAATGCAGCTT TATCGAATTCTGATTTCCATTTGAAGTTGTGATAACAGTTTGATTTGAATTTCAAATTCGATGATCATGGATGGCTACGCACTTAGGTCTGTGATGGACTTGCCTCCTCTATTCCGTTCAACTTTCAGTTTCAG ATACTTTAACTCGCTGCAGAGCGAATGCTTTTCAGCTTGTTTCCTATCGGATATGAACATGGTAATCTCGGCACCAACTGGAAGTGGAAAAACAGTGCTTTTTGAACTATGCATTTTGAGGCTTCTCTCAAGGTTTATCTCAGGAGAGGGAAAATTTATTCACATAAAGGGGTCTCTGAAGACT ATATATGTTTCACCCTCAAAAGCTTTGGTACAAGAGAAGCTTCGCAATTGGAACCAAAAGCTTGGCTCATGGGGGATAAACTGCTTGGAACTGACTGGGGACAATGAGTACTACAACATCAAGGATATACAGGATGCTGACGTAGTTCTTACCACTCCTGAG AAGTTTGATGCTGTGACTCGTTATCGCATAAAAGATGGAGGCCTGAGCTTTTTTGGTGACATTGCATTGATGCTAATTGATGAAGTCCATTTGTTGAATGATACTCGTGGAGCAGCTCTAGAGGCAATTGTCAGTAGAATTAAAATGCTTTCGCGCAAACCTGAACTGAAATCAAGTGCTCTAGCTAATGTCCGTCTTATAGCTGTTTCTGCAACCATTCCCAACGTTGATGACCTTG CGGAGTGGCTCATGGTTCCCCCGCAAGGAGTAAAAAG GTTTGGAGAAGAAATGAGACCCGTGAAGTTGACTACAAAAGTTTTTG GATACACTCCGGCAAAGAATGACTTCCTATTTGAAAAG CGCTTACAGAACTATGTCTTTG ATATTCTCATGCAACATTCTAGAGGAAAATCTGCTCTAGTTTTTTGCTCAACCAGAAAAGGAGCACAAGAGGCAGCACAGCAGCTCTCTCAGGCAGCAATGACCTATGGTCATTCTAATCCTTTCGTCAAAAGCAGAGAACAACAAGAAAGGTTAAGGGAAGCTTCACTATCATGTAATGACAAACAAATGCAGTCTTATATTCTTTATGGTG TTGGTTATCACAATGGTGGCCTTTCCATGAATGACCGCAGCCTCATTGAAGGCCTATTTCTGAATGGTGATATTCAAGTGCTGTGCACTACAAATACTCTTGCCCATGGAATTAATCTACCAGCACATACTGTTGTGATCAAATCAACTCAGCACTA CAATAGGGAAAAAGGGATTTACATGGAATATGACAGATCAACGATCCTGCAG ATGTCTGGAAGAGCAGGTCGACCACCGTTTGATGACACAGGAATGGTCATAATCATGACCAGAAAAGAAACT GTTCACTTGTACGAGAATTTATTAAGTGGATGCGAATTGGTGGAGTCACA ATTGCTTCCATGTGTTACAGAGCACCTAACAGCAGAGATTGTTCAGCTCACCGTGTCAGATATAACAGGAGCAATTGAATGGATGAAATGCTCATATTTGTATGTAAGAATAAAAAAG AACCCAGAGAAATATGCAGTAAGGAGAGGGCTAACTGGCGACAGTTTAGAGAGCCATATGCAAG ATATTTGTGTTCAGAATGTACATGAGTTGTCAAGCTATCAATTGATTTGGACAGATGAAGATGGTTTCCGCTTAAAGCCtcttg AACCTGGAAGATTGATGACGAAATATTATCTGAAATTCGACACTATGAAGCACATCATGCAAGCCCCTGGGAACTGTAGCGTAGAGGATGCACTTCAAATTATTTGCAGTGCTGAGGAACTTGCCT GGATACAACTGAGGCGCAATGAGAAGAAGCTCCTGAATGACATAAACATCGACAAAGACAATCGGCTTCGCTTTCATATCCTTGGGGacaaggggaaaagaaaaaagcGGATACAAACCAGAGAAGAGAAGATATTTGTTTTGGCAAATGACTGCCTAACGGGGGATCCTTTAGTCCATGATTTATCCCTTAGCCAG GACATGAACTCTATATGTGCAAATGGCTATAGAATTGCGAAGTGCATGAAAGAGTATTTCCTATTCAGGAAGAACTATCGAGGAACTTTGAGTTCAGCACTTCTAGCCAAATCTTTGTATCAAAAGGTCTGGGATGACAGTCCATACTTGCTGAAACAATTGCCTGGTATTGGAATGGTGACAGCAAAG GCACTGCATTCAATGGGAGTAAAATCATTTGTTTCACTCTCTGAGGCTGATCCAAGGAAAATAGAGATAGTCACTGGAAGAAAATTTCCTTTTGGGAATCATATAAAAGAGTCATTACTATCGTTACCTCCAAAAGTTGAGATGAAGGTTGAGGAAACTGAGAGCCAAAGGCAAGGGAAGTCCAAGGTTATGGTAACGCTGACTAGGTTGTCACAACCTGTGCAAACAACTAAACGACATTATGCTGATATG GTGGTTGGTGTTGAAGAAGATAATCTGGTGTTATTTCATGAGAAAATAAG AGTGGATGACTTTCCTAG CCCTTATAGCAGGACAGTTCTGGTGCCAAGCCCTCAGCAAGGGAAGCTGACTGTTAAAGCAGATCTGATATTTGATGAATTTA TTGGTGTCGATCTCCATCAAAAGGTTTTATTGATAAAGGAGATTGGCCTTAATTTTGTGAATAAGTACAGAACCAAGCAGCCTTCTTTGTTCCAAGCCAATGATGCCTGCATCATAAAGGACACAGAGGATGCAGCTCAAGCTTCATGCCAAGTGTCTCATACTTTACCTGAACCTGAATGGAGCTCAGACAT GCCCAGTTTCAAGCTAATAGACGAAGATTTAGAGGAAG TGGTACCTGCTGCTGTGGTTGAAGATGATGAATGCAGAATCATAGACAAAAAGACTATATTTGACCATATACGTGAAAAGGGTAAAAGCCTCCCTGCTTTTACCCCATTGAAAGGTACATGTTCACCATCATTAGAGACTTTGAAACTCATCATAAAGCGCACTCGCGAGGAGCAGCTTCTTGTTGAGAATGCTGTAGGAGTATCGGAAGAAGTGACAAAAACCAAAGTCCCACGTCGCAGCTTGGCCATTCACTCTGCAGAATATATCGATCTAGAAGAAAATAGACCATTCTATAACAAAGATCAGAGACCAGATAGCCATCACGTCTCTAATGCCATTTACCTGGCTAGTGACACAG GTGAGCTTTCCTTTGAAACTGGGAGGGTTCCATCCGAAACAATGGCTGAAGCATTGACATTCAATTATAAGCCTGTGGATTCTAAGATCTTCCACAGCTTTGAGAATGTGAAGAACACAGAATCCAAGTTACTCAGTATGGCCAATGAAACCTGCACGATGCACCAACCAGAGCATAATTCTGCCATCTTTGGATTTCAAGAGACAATTCCAACAAAAGTTGAGCAAAATGCAGTAGCTAATTTGGATCTTGAACCTGTGAAGGCAAAGGGAAAAGCAATTATAGAAATTAAAGAGGTTGATGATATAACTCATGGAAACACACCTTGCACTAGTGAAAAATCTGACCTTTCTTTAGTGACCTCAAGAAAAGCTGCAGAGGAAAGATCAAGATTGTTGTCATCTTCAGATGCTTGCCTTAATATGAATAAAGTTGGATATCCACTACGTTCTCCAAGTTTCCAGGAACAACGGTGCTCTTCTTCAGTACAAGTGGGAGAAACCAGCCAAGCAAATCCCTATGGGTTTAAAAGTATTTTCTCATTTCTGTTTGAGTGA